One genomic region from Deltaproteobacteria bacterium encodes:
- a CDS encoding carbohydrate ABC transporter permease, whose protein sequence is MQRGWRQRIYHVVLWLVSIVFFLPVLWIILAAFKTKSDVLAIPPKWIFRPTLANFADLVSRYDFIPSLRNSFLISASAVIIAIIVSFLAAYSFSRFKPRGTNFLMFILLSIRMVPAAAVVVPIFLMYTAFGWKDTFWGVMLFYAMFSIPFSVWILKGFVDGVSPRYDETGLVNGGSRLHVLFRVVLPQVRPGLIAAFIFNLIFVWNEFLFNFIIGGRRTTMIPVSLVTGSLAQGGVDWTFVASLASVYLVPPVLAIYFFQKYLLVGMTFGTVRGEV, encoded by the coding sequence ATGCAGAGGGGCTGGCGTCAAAGGATATACCATGTCGTGCTCTGGCTCGTGTCGATTGTCTTTTTCTTGCCTGTCCTGTGGATTATTCTGGCGGCCTTCAAGACGAAAAGCGACGTGCTGGCCATACCCCCCAAGTGGATCTTCAGGCCGACCCTGGCCAATTTTGCGGATCTGGTGTCGCGGTACGACTTCATCCCCTCCCTGCGGAACAGTTTTCTGATATCGGCTTCGGCTGTGATCATCGCGATCATTGTTTCTTTCCTGGCCGCTTACAGCTTTTCCCGTTTCAAGCCCCGGGGTACCAACTTCCTGATGTTCATACTGCTTTCCATACGTATGGTGCCGGCTGCCGCGGTTGTGGTTCCGATCTTCCTGATGTACACTGCTTTTGGGTGGAAAGACACGTTCTGGGGAGTCATGCTCTTCTATGCCATGTTCAGCATTCCATTTTCCGTCTGGATTCTGAAGGGCTTTGTTGACGGCGTCTCCCCCCGCTACGACGAGACCGGGCTTGTCAACGGCGGATCGAGACTCCACGTCCTGTTTCGGGTCGTATTGCCCCAGGTCCGGCCTGGACTGATTGCGGCCTTCATCTTCAACCTGATCTTCGTTTGGAACGAGTTTCTGTTCAACTTCATCATCGGCGGAAGGCGGACGACCATGATCCCTGTAAGCCTGGTGACCGGCTCCCTGGCCCAGGGAGGGGTTGATTGGACCTTTGTGGCTTCTCTGGCCTCGGTGTATCTGGTGCCGCCGGTTCTGGCCATCTACTTCTTCCAGAAGTATCTCCTGGTCGGCATGACCTTCGGGACCGTGAGGGGGGAGGTATGA
- a CDS encoding sugar ABC transporter permease, whose product MDRLEQGAGAAEGVQPRRGIGARLRTLRIQWIDNSRYFPLMLLLPVLLFFLIWNIIPLLWMVGMSFYNFSLVTGSPPRFIGFDNFVDLYNSFSVWLALSKTFVFVIFAVGIETVLGMLLGFLFWGSTRLPGRRLALTLLFSPMILTPAATGTFYRLIYEPTFGVANYLISSIFGVKIDFLGDKAWALASVLLVDVWMWTPFMILITLAALGSVPKAELEAAEVDRLPWPKRIWYVVLPHAKFILILGVLLRTIDSFKVMDLIYQLTRGGPGNTTEVVGVMLFRKAFEGFTMGWSSALAVVTLLIAIAFTSIYLYILNLRRQRGEV is encoded by the coding sequence ATGGACCGGCTGGAACAAGGAGCGGGCGCGGCGGAAGGAGTGCAACCTCGAAGGGGCATCGGAGCGCGGCTGAGAACCCTGCGTATCCAGTGGATCGACAACTCACGTTACTTTCCCCTGATGTTGCTCTTGCCCGTGCTCCTCTTTTTTCTCATTTGGAACATCATCCCCCTGCTCTGGATGGTGGGGATGAGCTTCTACAACTTCTCCCTCGTTACCGGCAGCCCGCCGAGATTCATCGGTTTTGACAACTTCGTCGATCTCTACAATAGTTTCTCCGTCTGGCTTGCTCTGAGCAAGACCTTTGTCTTTGTCATCTTTGCCGTCGGGATTGAAACGGTGCTCGGGATGCTGCTTGGTTTCCTGTTCTGGGGGAGCACCCGGCTCCCGGGGCGCCGGCTTGCGCTGACACTGCTGTTCTCACCGATGATTCTGACTCCGGCGGCAACAGGTACTTTCTACCGTTTGATCTACGAACCGACTTTCGGGGTGGCCAACTATCTGATAAGCTCGATCTTCGGTGTGAAGATAGACTTCCTGGGCGACAAAGCCTGGGCCCTTGCCTCTGTGCTGCTTGTCGACGTCTGGATGTGGACGCCTTTCATGATCCTGATCACCCTGGCGGCTCTCGGTTCGGTTCCGAAGGCCGAACTGGAGGCGGCCGAGGTGGACCGACTCCCCTGGCCGAAACGCATCTGGTATGTCGTGCTGCCCCACGCCAAGTTCATTCTCATACTGGGTGTCTTGTTGCGGACCATCGACTCCTTCAAGGTCATGGACCTGATCTACCAGCTCACCCGGGGAGGTCCGGGGAACACCACCGAGGTGGTGGGGGTGATGCTGTTCCGTAAGGCGTTCGAAGGGTTTACCATGGGCTGGTCATCGGCACTGGCGGTCGTTACATTGCTGATAGCGATCGCCTTCACCTCGATCTATCTCTATATCCTGAACCTCCGTAGACAGAGAGGAGAGGTCTGA
- a CDS encoding extracellular solute-binding protein — protein sequence MRSRKALFLAFSLLLVMTVSMLFVVSQPMAGEHPLKGKKIDMAILGIGGWLPSRLGVDMSPLFAEYAKEKYGYEARFTFAEAPFSALFQKAASTLATRSQEFNIIISDSQWLGAFAEPGWIVKVSDLIKKHPELDIDWYDPVVVNTYMEYPEGSGELWGLPEEGDTIALFVRTDLFHDPAEKAAFKAKYGMDLPQTFEDFENLSMTDFEKIAEFFTRPDKGLYGTAMQYSKEYDFMTMYLYPFMFSMGGDIWDPRERKVYGILNSEINAEAMKWNRRMLNYQPPGAVNYGIAEEIDAFTHDKVATAFQWAAVGLAMITDENRDRVMVVPPPGFKQKDGSLKRLYSIGGQPWVINAYNDEAHMTVAIDFLKWWYLPETQLEFARRGGNPCVKAVLEKSGFEEIQPWFRAFKYMLRTDRSRDFWHDPKYSEMLAAQQEAFTAYATGQIDDPMLGLEYAACQQQKILFEAGRSKVAPPSSCADVRLR from the coding sequence ATGAGAAGCAGAAAAGCTCTGTTTTTGGCGTTCAGCCTGTTGTTGGTCATGACCGTGAGCATGCTTTTTGTCGTCTCCCAGCCCATGGCAGGGGAGCATCCGCTCAAGGGGAAGAAGATCGACATGGCCATCTTGGGGATTGGTGGTTGGTTGCCGAGCCGGCTGGGGGTGGACATGTCGCCCCTGTTCGCCGAGTACGCCAAGGAGAAGTACGGATACGAGGCCAGGTTCACTTTTGCCGAAGCGCCGTTCTCGGCGCTGTTCCAAAAGGCGGCCTCAACCCTGGCGACACGGTCCCAGGAGTTCAACATCATCATCAGCGACAGCCAGTGGTTGGGCGCTTTTGCCGAACCGGGTTGGATCGTCAAGGTCAGCGATCTCATCAAGAAACACCCCGAGCTGGATATCGACTGGTATGACCCTGTCGTGGTGAACACCTATATGGAGTATCCGGAAGGGTCCGGGGAGCTGTGGGGACTGCCGGAAGAGGGGGACACAATCGCCCTCTTCGTGCGGACGGATCTTTTCCATGATCCGGCCGAGAAGGCGGCCTTCAAGGCCAAGTACGGCATGGATCTGCCTCAAACCTTCGAGGACTTTGAGAACCTGTCGATGACGGACTTCGAAAAGATCGCCGAGTTCTTCACACGGCCCGACAAGGGTCTCTACGGCACGGCCATGCAGTACTCAAAAGAGTACGATTTCATGACCATGTATCTCTATCCCTTCATGTTCTCCATGGGTGGCGATATCTGGGATCCGAGAGAAAGGAAGGTCTACGGGATCCTCAACAGCGAGATCAACGCCGAAGCCATGAAGTGGAACAGACGAATGCTGAATTACCAGCCTCCGGGCGCTGTCAATTACGGGATTGCCGAAGAGATCGACGCGTTCACCCATGACAAGGTCGCCACGGCGTTCCAGTGGGCTGCGGTCGGTCTGGCCATGATCACGGACGAGAACCGAGACAGGGTCATGGTCGTGCCTCCGCCCGGTTTCAAGCAGAAAGACGGATCCTTGAAGCGGCTTTACTCCATTGGCGGCCAGCCGTGGGTGATCAATGCATACAACGACGAGGCCCACATGACCGTGGCCATCGATTTCTTGAAGTGGTGGTACCTGCCCGAGACTCAGCTCGAGTTCGCCAGGCGCGGGGGAAACCCGTGCGTGAAGGCGGTTCTGGAGAAGTCGGGTTTTGAGGAGATCCAACCGTGGTTTCGTGCCTTCAAGTATATGCTCCGTACGGATCGTTCCCGTGACTTCTGGCACGACCCGAAATACTCCGAGATGCTGGCCGCCCAGCAGGAAGCCTTCACGGCGTATGCAACGGGGCAGATCGATGACCCGATGCTGGGCCTCGAATACGCGGCCTGCCAGCAGCAGAAGATCCTGTTCGAGGCCGGCAGGAGCAAGGTTGCCCCTCCGAGCTCGTGTGCAGACGTGAGACTGAGGTAG
- a CDS encoding SDR family oxidoreductase, which yields MTARGEGDEGGEVSRSGVVITGGGTGIGKACALAFGEEGARLVVAGRREGPPRETVDELRSHNSRGEYRVVDISRSDQVNGLVDGVLERFGRLDVFVANASMVLVSPIEETTDEEVHRLVDINIKGTYFQLRKAAMTMKEQGFGNIVAMSSMSGLVGHPYMTLYCATKAVIANMVRALALELAATGIRVNAVCPGTIDTAMPRDYAASTADPEATIRRFIEAEPMKRLGRPSEVARVVLFLASTEASFVTGSTYPVDGGFLAGR from the coding sequence TTGACGGCCAGGGGAGAGGGGGATGAAGGGGGAGAGGTTTCGAGATCAGGTGTCGTGATCACCGGTGGCGGGACCGGGATCGGAAAGGCCTGTGCCCTGGCCTTTGGCGAGGAGGGGGCGAGGTTGGTGGTGGCTGGGAGGCGCGAGGGGCCTCCCAGAGAGACGGTGGATGAGCTCCGGTCGCACAACAGCAGAGGAGAGTATCGAGTCGTGGACATCAGCAGGTCCGATCAGGTGAACGGTCTGGTCGATGGGGTCTTGGAGAGGTTTGGAAGGTTGGATGTGTTTGTGGCGAATGCCTCGATGGTTCTCGTGTCTCCCATAGAAGAGACGACAGATGAGGAGGTTCACCGTCTTGTCGACATCAATATCAAGGGGACCTACTTCCAGCTCCGGAAAGCCGCCATGACGATGAAAGAACAGGGTTTCGGAAACATAGTGGCCATGTCATCCATGTCCGGATTGGTCGGGCATCCGTACATGACCCTCTACTGTGCGACCAAGGCAGTGATTGCGAATATGGTTCGGGCCCTGGCCCTCGAGCTTGCAGCCACGGGTATCAGGGTCAATGCGGTCTGTCCGGGTACCATCGATACGGCCATGCCTCGTGACTACGCTGCTTCCACCGCTGATCCAGAGGCGACGATTCGGAGATTCATCGAGGCAGAACCGATGAAGCGGTTGGGGCGTCCCTCGGAGGTCGCCAGGGTGGTTCTGTTTCTCGCCTCTACTGAGGCCTCCTTTGTAACGGGTTCCACGTACCCGGTGGATGGTGGGTTCCTTGCAGGGAGGTGA
- a CDS encoding triose-phosphate isomerase produces the protein MGRKWVGTGWKMNKLLAEAEAYARSLREFVDGHAPEIEVFIVPPFTVLRRTCEILKGSPVKVGAQNMHWEERGAFTGEISPLMVKDCGADLVELGHSERRAQFGETDYTVNRKVLAALGHGLRPLVCVGETGPEKAFGVARECVARQVKIALKDVPESRIGEVILAYEPVWAIGESGTPAEPDYANSVHGVIRDAVSGLYGSRAAGEVPVLYGGSVDAENGPLFVREKEVDGLFVGRAAWDVRGLIRIIEAVQGESRGRPRGHEGPAP, from the coding sequence ATGGGAAGAAAGTGGGTCGGCACGGGATGGAAGATGAACAAGCTCCTGGCCGAGGCAGAGGCCTATGCGAGGAGCCTCAGGGAGTTCGTGGATGGTCATGCCCCTGAGATCGAGGTCTTCATTGTCCCGCCTTTCACTGTTCTGAGAAGGACATGCGAGATCCTCAAAGGATCTCCGGTAAAGGTCGGGGCTCAGAACATGCACTGGGAAGAACGGGGGGCCTTCACCGGTGAGATATCCCCCCTCATGGTCAAAGACTGCGGGGCCGATCTGGTCGAACTCGGGCATTCCGAGAGGCGGGCCCAGTTCGGGGAGACCGACTACACGGTGAACAGGAAGGTCCTCGCGGCTCTCGGGCACGGTCTGAGGCCCCTTGTGTGTGTGGGAGAGACCGGCCCTGAGAAGGCCTTCGGTGTTGCCAGGGAGTGCGTGGCGCGCCAGGTGAAGATAGCCTTGAAGGACGTGCCCGAGAGCAGAATCGGCGAGGTGATTCTGGCCTACGAGCCGGTCTGGGCGATCGGTGAATCGGGGACGCCGGCCGAGCCGGACTATGCAAACTCCGTCCACGGCGTGATAAGAGATGCGGTCTCAGGACTCTACGGGAGCCGGGCTGCCGGGGAGGTTCCCGTTCTGTACGGGGGCAGCGTCGACGCAGAGAACGGGCCTCTTTTTGTGAGGGAGAAGGAGGTTGACGGCCTCTTTGTCGGGCGGGCGGCCTGGGATGTGAGAGGCCTGATTCGGATTATCGAAGCGGTTCAAGGGGAGAGCCGAGGAAGGCCCCGGGGTCACGAAGGGCCGGCTCCATGA
- the lsrF gene encoding 3-hydroxy-5-phosphonooxypentane-2,4-dione thiolase — protein MDWGMENRLARLIQSDGHCFFLPIDHGYFQGPTTRLERPGETIRPLIPFADGLFVTRGVLRACVDPKNSPPIILRVSGGTSIIGKDLSHEGITTSVQEALRLNVAAVGMSIFVGSEYEHETLMSLGRLVDECENYGIPVMAVTAVGRELEKRDARYLGLCCRIAAELGAKVVKTYWCEDFERVTNGCPVPVVMAGGPKCETEREVFEFVHDGMERGAIGLNLGRNVWQHDHPVAMMKALRAIIHEKASVKEAEEIFTEEKGR, from the coding sequence ATGGATTGGGGAATGGAGAACCGTCTGGCCCGTTTGATTCAGTCGGACGGCCACTGCTTTTTTCTGCCTATCGACCACGGGTACTTTCAGGGGCCCACGACCCGGCTTGAGAGGCCGGGGGAGACGATAAGACCTCTGATCCCCTTCGCGGACGGACTCTTTGTAACCCGTGGGGTGCTCCGTGCTTGCGTGGACCCAAAGAACAGTCCTCCCATCATACTCAGAGTCTCGGGGGGGACCAGCATCATCGGAAAGGATCTTTCCCATGAGGGGATCACCACCTCGGTCCAGGAAGCCCTTCGCCTGAATGTGGCCGCGGTGGGCATGTCGATCTTCGTTGGGAGTGAGTATGAGCACGAAACCCTCATGAGTCTCGGGAGACTGGTGGATGAATGCGAGAATTACGGAATACCGGTGATGGCCGTGACAGCGGTGGGGAGGGAGCTTGAAAAGCGAGACGCCCGTTACCTGGGCCTCTGTTGCCGGATTGCCGCTGAACTGGGAGCAAAGGTGGTCAAGACCTACTGGTGCGAAGACTTCGAGCGGGTAACCAACGGCTGCCCGGTGCCCGTTGTCATGGCCGGCGGGCCGAAGTGCGAGACGGAGCGGGAGGTTTTCGAGTTTGTCCACGACGGCATGGAGAGGGGGGCCATCGGTCTCAACCTGGGGAGGAATGTGTGGCAGCATGACCACCCCGTGGCCATGATGAAGGCCCTGCGTGCCATAATCCATGAGAAGGCTTCCGTCAAGGAGGCCGAGGAGATCTTTACAGAAGAGAAAGGGAGATAG
- a CDS encoding zinc-dependent dehydrogenase, whose product MRVAMYYSNDDVRLEEIPKPEIHPGEVLVRVEACGICGSDVMEWYRLGRAPLVQGHELAGEIVAVGPNVEGYRRGDRVFAYHHVPCNTCHYCVRGHQTVCDTFRNTHLDPGGFAEYVRIPAINVDRGLYLLPEEVSFEEATFVEPLACVVRGQRLARMRPGDSVLVIGSGIVGLLQVQLARATGASPIVATDLVDYRLEAARRFGADVTVHGKEDVLSCLREVNGGRLADTVVICTGAVAALSQGLACVERGGTVLFFAPTQPGETIPVEANELFFKEITLTGSYSGSREDAAVALELIRTRRVRVREMITHRFGLAETGKGFALVASARDSIKVIIEPQK is encoded by the coding sequence ATGCGAGTGGCAATGTATTACAGCAACGATGATGTTCGCCTGGAAGAGATACCCAAACCGGAGATCCATCCCGGTGAAGTCCTGGTCCGCGTGGAGGCCTGCGGTATCTGTGGAAGCGACGTAATGGAGTGGTATCGCCTCGGCAGGGCTCCCCTGGTGCAGGGCCACGAGCTTGCCGGAGAGATCGTGGCCGTGGGCCCGAATGTGGAGGGGTACAGAAGAGGTGACAGGGTATTCGCCTATCACCATGTTCCCTGCAATACGTGTCACTACTGTGTTCGGGGCCACCAGACCGTGTGCGATACCTTTCGGAATACCCATCTTGATCCCGGGGGCTTTGCGGAATATGTCCGAATCCCGGCGATCAATGTGGACCGGGGACTCTATCTGCTCCCCGAGGAGGTCTCCTTTGAAGAGGCCACATTCGTGGAGCCCTTGGCCTGCGTCGTACGGGGGCAGAGACTCGCGCGTATGAGGCCGGGTGATTCGGTTCTTGTCATCGGGAGCGGCATCGTGGGGCTTCTCCAGGTGCAACTGGCCCGTGCCACGGGGGCCAGCCCGATTGTGGCCACGGATCTTGTAGACTACAGGCTGGAGGCTGCAAGGAGATTCGGGGCCGACGTGACGGTTCACGGGAAGGAGGATGTTCTTTCATGCCTGCGAGAGGTCAACGGGGGGCGACTGGCAGACACCGTGGTGATTTGTACGGGAGCCGTGGCTGCGCTCTCCCAGGGGCTCGCGTGTGTGGAACGGGGAGGCACGGTTCTCTTTTTCGCACCCACACAGCCGGGGGAGACGATTCCCGTGGAGGCGAACGAGCTCTTCTTCAAAGAAATCACCCTCACCGGTTCTTACTCGGGAAGCCGGGAGGATGCAGCCGTTGCCCTGGAGCTGATTCGTACCCGGCGTGTCCGGGTCAGGGAGATGATCACCCATCGATTCGGCCTGGCCGAAACGGGCAAGGGGTTCGCCCTTGTAGCCTCGGCCAGGGACTCCATAAAGGTCATCATCGAACCTCAGAAATAG
- a CDS encoding carbohydrate kinase, with protein MRKPLLLGIDAGTSVVKTVVFDEDGREIAVSRERVPVETTRPNWAEQDMDLVWSAVKKTVSRCLKGHGISASDIAGVGVAGQGDGCRLVDSHLRPVRKAVLWTDGRAGEIVRQWEQDGSALSSFHICGSAIFSGAPAAVLEWLRRNEPDSLARAAHFLFAKDWIKLKLTGRIITDPSDASRAPFDIRKRGYSPDLFEMLGLSSYFRLFPEISEASEVIGEVTREAARETGLRVGTPVTNGMIDVVACGVGVGAINHGQAYSIIGTTCFNGVIMDRVELKPVGVGMTLAYAFDEQTLRSMPSLAGTPNLDWFIDRFCPQEKEKAAKEKLDLYALLEDEVSRVPVGCEGIIYHPYINPGGERAPFVKPSAVAQFFGLSLRHSRWHLLRSVYEGVALSMVDCFDHIPVSVSNLMVCGGGAESPLWCQIVSDATGRAVSIPKGSEFGALGVSITTGLATGVYRDKGEAVKRTVSVGATFEPNMENHRKYQELSRLYRSLYRHVWDDWDLRAEILGRVTSGTRP; from the coding sequence ATGAGAAAGCCGCTTCTTCTCGGGATCGACGCAGGTACCTCCGTCGTCAAGACGGTCGTCTTTGACGAGGACGGCCGTGAGATTGCTGTAAGCCGGGAAAGGGTGCCCGTAGAGACGACAAGGCCCAACTGGGCGGAACAGGACATGGACCTGGTGTGGAGTGCCGTCAAGAAGACCGTATCGCGCTGCCTCAAGGGCCATGGAATATCGGCCTCGGATATCGCCGGTGTAGGGGTCGCCGGGCAGGGGGATGGATGCCGGCTGGTCGACAGCCATTTGAGACCGGTGCGAAAGGCCGTGCTCTGGACCGACGGCCGTGCGGGAGAGATCGTTCGCCAGTGGGAACAAGATGGGTCGGCACTCTCGAGTTTCCACATCTGTGGGTCCGCCATCTTTTCAGGTGCCCCGGCAGCCGTCCTGGAATGGCTGAGGAGGAACGAACCCGACTCCCTGGCTAGGGCGGCCCACTTTCTCTTTGCCAAGGACTGGATCAAGCTCAAACTGACGGGACGTATCATCACGGACCCATCCGATGCATCCCGTGCCCCCTTTGATATCAGGAAGAGGGGATACTCCCCCGACCTCTTTGAAATGCTGGGTCTTTCATCCTATTTCCGACTCTTTCCGGAGATCTCCGAAGCCTCGGAGGTTATCGGGGAGGTTACCAGGGAGGCGGCCCGTGAAACCGGGCTCCGTGTCGGGACACCGGTGACCAATGGGATGATCGATGTTGTGGCTTGCGGAGTGGGCGTCGGGGCGATCAATCATGGCCAGGCATACTCCATTATCGGGACGACCTGTTTCAACGGTGTTATCATGGACAGGGTGGAGCTGAAGCCGGTGGGGGTGGGAATGACCCTGGCCTATGCATTCGACGAGCAGACGCTCCGCTCGATGCCGAGCCTCGCAGGGACCCCGAATCTCGACTGGTTCATCGACAGGTTCTGCCCCCAGGAAAAGGAGAAGGCGGCAAAAGAGAAGCTCGATCTCTATGCCCTCCTGGAGGATGAGGTCAGCCGGGTGCCTGTCGGGTGCGAAGGGATCATCTATCACCCCTATATCAATCCCGGAGGAGAGCGGGCCCCCTTTGTCAAACCCTCGGCTGTCGCTCAGTTTTTCGGACTCAGCCTGAGGCATTCCAGGTGGCACCTGCTGCGTTCGGTCTACGAGGGGGTGGCACTCTCCATGGTCGACTGCTTCGATCACATCCCCGTCTCTGTGAGCAACCTGATGGTGTGCGGCGGGGGGGCTGAAAGCCCGCTCTGGTGCCAGATCGTCTCCGATGCTACCGGCAGAGCTGTGAGCATACCCAAGGGGAGCGAGTTCGGCGCCCTTGGGGTCTCGATAACGACGGGCCTCGCCACCGGAGTATACAGAGACAAGGGGGAGGCGGTGAAGCGAACGGTCTCTGTGGGGGCTACCTTTGAGCCCAACATGGAGAACCACCGGAAGTATCAGGAACTGTCCAGGTTGTATAGGAGCCTTTACCGGCATGTCTGGGATGACTGGGACTTGAGGGCGGAGATACTCGGCAGGGTGACCTCAGGGACCCGGCCTTAG
- a CDS encoding 2-hydroxyacid dehydrogenase — protein MKALVTVPLAEDGLRKLREMVEVELEGQAKGGRVLSVDRLKEVLAGKEIVIVEFEPIVREVIEAASLRIIACTRGGPQANIDIPDATARGIPVLYAPGRNAVAVAELVFSLMIGVARHVAQAHHLLKTGHYLAPAGTSEGGERNVVWGVEEGSPYMVFKGPELCGRTLGIIGLGEVGERVAARARAFEMKIIVYDPYIPEEKILQAGARPVDLETLLKESDFVTVHCKVTPETRDLIGEKEIALMKPSAYLINTARGAIVDEKALAVALREGRIAGAGLDVFKQEPLPSDSPLLTLDNVVLTPHIGGASWDVERHQTEIVVGDLARLLSGERPRCCANPEVLESFRLG, from the coding sequence ATGAAGGCATTGGTGACGGTTCCATTGGCCGAGGACGGCCTGAGGAAGCTGAGGGAGATGGTCGAGGTTGAGCTCGAGGGACAGGCCAAGGGTGGAAGGGTTCTTTCGGTGGATCGGCTGAAGGAGGTTCTGGCCGGCAAGGAGATCGTTATAGTGGAGTTCGAGCCGATTGTCCGCGAGGTGATCGAGGCGGCCAGCCTGAGGATCATCGCGTGCACCCGGGGGGGACCCCAGGCCAACATCGACATCCCCGATGCCACCGCCAGGGGGATACCCGTTCTCTATGCGCCTGGCCGTAATGCCGTGGCGGTGGCAGAGCTTGTCTTCTCCTTGATGATCGGGGTGGCCCGGCACGTGGCTCAGGCCCATCATCTTCTGAAGACAGGGCATTACCTGGCCCCGGCAGGGACTTCCGAGGGGGGAGAGAGAAACGTGGTGTGGGGGGTGGAGGAGGGCAGCCCCTACATGGTTTTCAAGGGACCGGAACTCTGCGGCAGGACCCTGGGGATCATCGGCTTGGGCGAGGTGGGAGAGCGAGTGGCGGCAAGGGCCAGGGCCTTTGAGATGAAGATCATTGTCTACGACCCTTACATCCCCGAGGAGAAGATACTCCAGGCAGGAGCCCGGCCCGTGGATCTGGAGACCCTGCTCAAGGAATCGGACTTTGTCACGGTCCACTGCAAAGTCACGCCTGAAACGAGGGACCTCATAGGCGAGAAAGAGATCGCCTTGATGAAGCCGTCAGCCTATCTGATCAACACCGCAAGGGGAGCCATTGTGGACGAGAAGGCCCTGGCTGTGGCATTGAGAGAGGGGAGAATCGCCGGGGCCGGTCTCGATGTCTTCAAGCAGGAACCTCTTCCCTCTGATAGCCCCTTACTCACCCTTGACAACGTAGTGCTGACCCCGCATATTGGAGGTGCTTCCTGGGATGTGGAGAGGCATCAGACAGAGATCGTGGTTGGAGACTTGGCCCGCTTACTTTCCGGAGAGCGGCCCAGGTGCTGTGCCAACCCAGAGGTCTTGGAGTCTTTTCGCCTCGGTTGA
- a CDS encoding ABC transporter ATP-binding protein: protein MARVYLENITKVFDGTVVAVDDLTLEVPDRGLVSLLGPSGCGKTTTMRIISGLETPTSGRVYFDDQDFTDITARHRDVTMVFQFPVLYPSMSIYDNISFPLVAQGLSRDEIRRRVEEVSALFGLSGFLYRGATELDAGDKQRAVLARAFIRRPRVYLLDKPLTNVDPKARLDLRSELKRMQIDLGQTMIYVTHDQSEALTLADRIAVMDKGRLLQYDSPENIYRYPASTFVAWFIGNPGMNFLDCKVTERDGRAFLNVGGLERPAERLVPKLGTGRLAREFILGIRPEHIEVGLEEGADYFPATCNFVEPMGNRQILHLVVGGQSIKAKAVGSKRTLKGERVWVRFPPEEIRVFDSLTHELVV, encoded by the coding sequence ATGGCTAGGGTCTACCTGGAAAATATAACAAAGGTCTTTGATGGGACTGTGGTGGCTGTGGACGACCTCACCCTGGAGGTTCCGGACAGGGGGCTTGTCAGCCTCCTCGGTCCTTCGGGTTGTGGAAAGACAACAACGATGAGGATCATCTCGGGACTCGAAACCCCTACATCCGGACGGGTCTACTTCGACGACCAGGACTTCACGGATATCACCGCCAGGCACCGCGATGTAACCATGGTTTTTCAGTTTCCGGTCCTCTATCCAAGCATGTCGATCTATGATAATATTTCTTTTCCCCTGGTCGCTCAGGGACTGTCACGCGATGAAATCAGGCGGCGGGTGGAGGAGGTGAGTGCCCTTTTTGGGTTATCCGGCTTCCTTTACAGGGGTGCGACGGAACTCGATGCGGGAGACAAGCAGAGAGCGGTTTTGGCACGTGCATTTATCAGAAGGCCCAGGGTCTATCTGCTTGACAAACCACTCACCAATGTGGATCCCAAGGCAAGACTCGACCTCCGATCCGAATTGAAGAGGATGCAGATAGATCTCGGCCAGACGATGATCTATGTAACCCATGATCAGAGCGAGGCGCTCACCCTCGCCGACAGGATCGCGGTGATGGACAAGGGGAGGCTGCTCCAGTACGACAGTCCGGAGAATATTTACAGATACCCTGCCAGTACGTTTGTCGCCTGGTTTATCGGCAATCCAGGAATGAACTTCCTCGACTGCAAGGTCACAGAGAGGGACGGCCGGGCCTTCTTGAATGTCGGCGGACTCGAGCGGCCTGCGGAGAGACTGGTGCCGAAGCTGGGGACCGGCCGGCTGGCCCGGGAATTCATCCTCGGCATCAGGCCCGAACACATCGAGGTCGGCCTGGAGGAGGGTGCAGACTATTTTCCGGCGACTTGCAACTTCGTGGAGCCCATGGGAAACCGGCAGATTCTCCATCTTGTAGTTGGAGGACAGTCCATCAAGGCAAAGGCTGTCGGGTCGAAGAGGACACTCAAGGGGGAGCGGGTCTGGGTGCGGTTTCCACCTGAGGAAATCCGTGTATTTGATTCTCTGACGCATGAGCTTGTTGTCTAA
- a CDS encoding TOBE domain-containing protein — protein MIKLGKVEPHLLSPGKEAILGIRPEHILVGREKGVDFDVTLEGRIVVGEVIGSDTILHVQVGDLLIKSFVPRIERMEPGTRVYVSFWSKDGYLFDQKTEKLIE, from the coding sequence CTGATCAAGCTCGGCAAGGTCGAACCTCATCTGCTCTCACCCGGGAAAGAAGCTATTCTGGGAATCAGGCCCGAGCATATCCTGGTCGGTAGAGAGAAGGGCGTGGATTTCGACGTCACTCTCGAGGGGAGAATCGTGGTCGGAGAAGTCATCGGGTCGGATACGATCCTCCATGTGCAAGTCGGGGATTTGCTGATAAAATCCTTTGTTCCGAGGATCGAGAGGATGGAACCAGGTACCAGGGTATACGTGTCCTTCTGGTCGAAAGATGGCTATCTTTTCGACCAGAAAACAGAAAAACTCATTGAGTAG